The genomic segment GCTTTCGAGCGTCTCGACGTACTCGTCGTAGGCGGCTTCGACCACCGCGTCGGCGGCCTCGCGGGCGACGGCGTCATCTTCGACGAGGTCGGAAACGGCGTCGTCGAGCGCGTCGAGTTGGTCGTTGAGGTCGGACTTGAG from the Salifodinibacter halophilus genome contains:
- a CDS encoding transcription antitermination protein, giving the protein LKSDLNDQLDALDDAVSDLVEDDAVAREAADAVVEAAYDEYVETLESMGVKPKNVC